From a region of the Burkholderia lata genome:
- the gltA gene encoding citrate synthase produces the protein MTPSDVKATLSFSDNSPSVELPIYKGTMGPDVIDIRKLYGQTGKFTYDPGFMSTAACNSAITYIDGDKGELLYRGYPIDNLAQNADFLESCYLLLKGELPNAAQKKEFVDTVTKHTMVHEQMHFFFRGFRRDAHPMAILVAAVGALSAFYHDSLDINDPRHREVSAIRMIAKLPTLVAMAYKYSIGQPFVYPKNSLSYSANFMHMMFSNPCEEYKVNDVLVRALDRILILHADHEQNASTSTVRLAGSSGANPFACIAAGIACLWGPAHGGANEAALNMLEQIGSPDNIPEFIKQVKDKNSGVKLMGFGHRVYKNYDPRAKLMRETCYEVLNELGLHDDPLFKLAMQLEKIALEDEYFVSRKLYPNVDFYSGIVQRALGIPTSMFTCIFAMARTVGWIAQWNEMIGDPEQKIGRPRQLFIGDTPREAKPLNAR, from the coding sequence ATGACTCCGTCTGATGTTAAAGCCACGCTATCGTTCAGCGACAACTCGCCGAGCGTCGAACTGCCGATTTACAAGGGCACGATGGGCCCGGACGTAATCGACATCCGCAAGCTGTACGGCCAGACCGGCAAGTTCACGTACGACCCGGGCTTCATGTCGACGGCAGCTTGTAATTCGGCGATCACGTACATCGACGGCGACAAGGGCGAGCTGCTGTACCGCGGCTACCCGATCGACAACCTCGCGCAAAATGCGGACTTCCTCGAAAGCTGCTACCTGCTGCTGAAGGGCGAGCTGCCGAACGCCGCGCAGAAGAAGGAATTCGTCGACACCGTCACGAAGCACACGATGGTGCACGAGCAGATGCACTTCTTCTTCCGTGGCTTCCGTCGCGACGCGCACCCGATGGCGATCCTGGTCGCTGCAGTCGGCGCGCTGTCGGCGTTCTACCACGACTCGCTCGACATCAACGATCCGCGTCACCGTGAAGTGTCGGCGATCCGCATGATCGCGAAGCTGCCGACGCTCGTCGCGATGGCGTACAAGTACAGCATCGGTCAGCCGTTCGTGTACCCGAAGAACTCGCTGTCGTACAGCGCGAACTTCATGCACATGATGTTCTCGAACCCGTGCGAAGAGTACAAGGTCAACGACGTGCTCGTCCGCGCACTCGACCGTATCCTGATCCTGCACGCAGACCACGAGCAGAACGCATCGACGTCGACCGTCCGTCTGGCCGGCTCGTCGGGCGCGAACCCGTTCGCCTGTATCGCTGCCGGTATCGCCTGTCTGTGGGGCCCGGCGCACGGTGGTGCGAACGAAGCCGCGCTGAACATGCTCGAGCAGATCGGTTCGCCGGACAACATCCCCGAATTCATCAAGCAGGTGAAGGACAAGAATTCGGGCGTGAAGCTGATGGGCTTCGGTCACCGCGTGTACAAGAACTACGACCCGCGTGCGAAGCTGATGCGCGAAACGTGCTACGAAGTGCTGAACGAACTGGGCCTGCACGACGACCCGCTGTTCAAGCTCGCGATGCAGCTCGAGAAGATCGCGCTGGAAGACGAATACTTCGTGTCGCGCAAGCTGTACCCGAACGTCGACTTCTACTCGGGCATCGTCCAGCGCGCGCTGGGCATCCCGACGTCGATGTTCACGTGTATCTTCGCGATGGCACGTACGGTCGGCTGGATCGCACAGTGGAACGAAATGATCGGCGATCCGGAACAGAAGATCGGCCGTCCGCGTCAGCTGTTCATCGGCGATACGCCGCGCGAAGCGAAGCCGCTCAACGCACGTTAA
- a CDS encoding succinate dehydrogenase iron-sulfur subunit — MAKRIFEVYRYDPDKDAAPRMQTYELELEHERMLLDALVKLKAVDETLSFRRSCREGVCGSDAMNINGKNGLACLTNLNDLPQKIVLRPLPGLPVVRDLIVDMTHFFNQYHSIKPYLINDAPPPEKERLQSPEERDELDGVYECILCASCSTSCPSFWWNPDKFVGPAGLLQAYRFIADSRDTATGERLDNLEDPYRLFRCHTIMNCVDVCPKGLNPTKAIGKIKELMVRRAV; from the coding sequence ATGGCAAAACGCATTTTTGAAGTCTACCGCTACGATCCGGACAAGGACGCAGCGCCGCGCATGCAGACGTACGAGCTGGAGCTCGAGCACGAGCGCATGCTGCTCGACGCACTGGTCAAACTGAAGGCCGTGGACGAGACGCTGTCGTTCCGCCGTTCGTGCCGTGAAGGCGTGTGCGGTTCGGACGCGATGAACATCAACGGCAAGAACGGTCTCGCGTGTCTCACGAACCTGAACGACCTGCCGCAGAAGATCGTGCTGCGTCCGCTGCCGGGCCTGCCCGTCGTGCGTGACCTGATCGTCGACATGACGCACTTCTTCAACCAGTACCACTCGATCAAGCCGTACCTGATCAACGACGCGCCGCCGCCGGAGAAGGAACGTCTCCAGTCGCCGGAAGAGCGCGACGAGCTCGACGGCGTGTACGAGTGCATTCTGTGCGCAAGCTGCTCGACGTCGTGCCCGAGCTTCTGGTGGAACCCGGACAAGTTCGTCGGCCCGGCGGGCCTGCTGCAGGCTTACCGCTTCATCGCGGATAGCCGCGACACCGCCACCGGCGAGCGTCTCGACAACCTGGAAGACCCGTACCGTCTGTTCCGTTGCCACACGATCATGAACTGCGTCGACGTTTGCCCGAAGGGCCTGAACCCGACGAAGGCGATCGGCAAGATCAAGGAACTGATGGTCCGCCGCGCGGTTTAA
- a CDS encoding GntR family transcriptional regulator, which produces MRAMTSNQANTANQTGAGGPGQPGASDPASSPAAAPSPTFSPLYQQIKSLITQSLETGEWKPGEIIPSEVELAARYKVSQGTVRKAIDELAAENLVVRRQGKGTFVATHNEDRAQFRFLRLLADDGAEHPHVSRLLECRRLRAPAEIARQLDLKPADPVVQVRRLLEFENEVTVLDEIWLPGAMFRGLTFERLSEYKGPLYAMFETEFGTRMIRATEKIRAVAAEPAVADLLHVPAGFPLLSVERVSYTYGDRPVEVRRGWYVTTGYYYQNDLS; this is translated from the coding sequence ATGCGCGCCATGACATCGAACCAGGCGAATACCGCGAATCAGACCGGCGCAGGCGGCCCAGGGCAGCCGGGCGCGAGCGATCCCGCATCTTCGCCTGCGGCTGCGCCGTCGCCGACGTTCAGCCCGTTATACCAGCAGATTAAGTCATTAATCACGCAAAGTCTCGAAACCGGTGAGTGGAAGCCGGGCGAGATCATCCCGAGCGAAGTGGAGCTCGCGGCCCGCTACAAGGTCAGCCAGGGCACCGTCCGCAAGGCGATCGACGAGCTGGCTGCCGAAAACCTCGTGGTCCGGCGGCAGGGCAAGGGTACTTTTGTTGCGACGCACAATGAAGATCGCGCGCAGTTCCGCTTCCTGCGGCTGCTGGCCGACGACGGTGCCGAGCATCCGCACGTGAGCCGTCTGCTCGAATGCCGGCGCCTGCGCGCGCCGGCCGAGATCGCGCGGCAGCTCGACCTGAAGCCGGCCGATCCCGTCGTGCAGGTGCGCCGCCTGCTGGAGTTCGAGAACGAAGTGACCGTGCTGGACGAGATCTGGCTGCCGGGCGCGATGTTCCGCGGGCTCACGTTCGAGCGGTTGAGCGAGTACAAGGGGCCGCTCTACGCGATGTTCGAGACGGAGTTCGGCACGCGGATGATCCGCGCGACGGAGAAGATCCGCGCGGTGGCGGCAGAGCCGGCGGTGGCCGACCTGCTGCACGTGCCGGCAGGTTTTCCTTTGCTGTCGGTCGAGCGCGTGTCCTATACATACGGAGACCGGCCGGTGGAAGTGCGTCGCGGCTGGTATGTCACAACCGGGTACTACTATCAGAATGACTTGAGTTGA
- a CDS encoding HpcH/HpaI aldolase/citrate lyase family protein, which translates to MAALTPAQVLYDGASPPAILPCCDHYAGSEKLMRKSLALQAELGPVFDITLDCEDGAAVGQEAAHAALVTDILGSDENRFGRVGVRIHDFSHPHWRDDVRIVLRAARAPAYITLPKIASAADAAEMTAFIEGTRRELGIAQPIPVDVLVETHGALAHAAALAALPTVGTLSFGLMDFVSAHHGAIPDSAMRSPGQFEHPLVRRAKLEIAAACHAHGKTPSHNVTTEVRDMSVVAADARRARDEFAFTRMWSIHPAQIRPIVDAFAPRTDEVALAAEILLAAQAADWGPTRHGDTLHDRASYRYYWSVLRRARATGQPVPAEAAPLFGPAAAGSAP; encoded by the coding sequence ATGGCCGCGCTCACTCCCGCACAAGTGCTGTACGACGGGGCGTCCCCGCCCGCGATCCTGCCCTGCTGTGATCACTACGCGGGCAGCGAAAAGCTGATGCGCAAGTCGCTCGCGCTGCAGGCCGAGCTGGGCCCCGTGTTCGACATCACGCTCGACTGCGAAGACGGCGCGGCCGTCGGCCAGGAAGCCGCGCATGCGGCACTCGTCACCGACATCCTCGGCAGCGACGAGAACCGCTTCGGCCGCGTCGGCGTCCGCATCCACGACTTTTCCCACCCGCACTGGCGCGACGACGTGCGCATCGTGCTGCGTGCGGCGCGCGCCCCCGCCTACATTACGCTCCCGAAGATCGCGAGTGCCGCCGACGCCGCCGAAATGACCGCGTTCATCGAAGGCACGCGCCGCGAGCTGGGCATCGCGCAGCCGATTCCGGTCGACGTGCTGGTCGAGACGCACGGCGCGCTCGCGCATGCGGCCGCCCTCGCCGCGCTGCCGACGGTCGGCACGCTGAGCTTCGGGCTGATGGATTTCGTCTCCGCGCACCATGGCGCGATTCCCGATTCCGCGATGCGCTCGCCCGGCCAGTTCGAGCACCCGCTCGTGCGCCGCGCGAAGCTGGAAATCGCCGCGGCCTGCCACGCGCACGGCAAGACGCCGTCGCACAACGTGACGACCGAGGTGCGCGACATGAGCGTCGTCGCCGCCGATGCACGCCGCGCGCGCGACGAATTCGCCTTCACGCGGATGTGGAGCATCCACCCCGCGCAGATCCGCCCGATCGTCGACGCATTCGCGCCGCGCACCGACGAGGTCGCGCTGGCCGCCGAGATCCTGCTGGCCGCGCAGGCCGCTGACTGGGGCCCGACGCGCCACGGTGATACGCTGCACGATCGCGCGAGTTACCGGTATTACTGGTCGGTGCTGCGCCGCGCGCGGGCCACCGGCCAGCCCGTACCGGCCGAGGCCGCGCCGCTGTTCGGCCCGGCCGCCGCGGGCAGCGCGCCGTAA
- the sdhD gene encoding succinate dehydrogenase, hydrophobic membrane anchor protein, which produces MAANNRIGSKRLVVGAHYGLRDWLAQRITATIMAVYTVILLVLFFGAHDFSYEGWASIFAAQWMKLATFVMLLSLFYHAWVGVRDIWMDYVKPVGVRLLLQSLTIVWLLACAGYAAQILWRV; this is translated from the coding sequence ATGGCAGCCAATAACCGAATCGGCTCGAAGCGCCTCGTCGTCGGCGCTCACTACGGCCTGCGCGACTGGCTTGCGCAGCGCATCACCGCCACGATCATGGCGGTCTACACGGTCATTCTGCTCGTCCTGTTCTTCGGCGCGCACGATTTCTCGTACGAAGGCTGGGCATCGATCTTCGCCGCGCAATGGATGAAGCTCGCAACCTTCGTGATGCTGCTTTCCCTCTTCTACCACGCATGGGTCGGCGTGCGCGACATCTGGATGGACTACGTGAAGCCCGTCGGTGTGCGCCTGCTGCTGCAATCGCTGACCATCGTCTGGCTGCTCGCATGTGCGGGCTATGCCGCGCAGATTCTCTGGAGAGTGTAA
- a CDS encoding malate dehydrogenase: MAKPAKRVAVTGAAGQIAYSLLFRIANGDLLGKDQPVILQLLDLPQAQGAVKGVVMELDDCAFPLLSGVVITDDPKVAFKDADVALLVGARPRSKGMERKDLLSANAEIFTVQGAALNEVASRDVKVLVVGNPANTNAYIAMKSAPDLPKKNFTAMLRLDHNRALSQLAAKSGKPVASIEKLAVWGNHSPTMYPDFRFATAEGESLLKLINDDVWNRDTFIPTVGKRGAAIIEARGLSSAASAANAAIDHVRDWVLGTNGKWVTMGIPSDGSYGIPEDIIYGVPVVCENGEYKRIEGLEIDAFSREKMDGTLAELLEERDGVAHLLKN; the protein is encoded by the coding sequence ATGGCTAAGCCCGCAAAGCGTGTTGCCGTCACCGGCGCCGCAGGTCAAATCGCTTACTCCCTGCTGTTCCGCATCGCGAACGGCGACCTGCTCGGCAAGGACCAGCCGGTCATCCTGCAACTGCTCGACCTCCCGCAAGCCCAAGGTGCCGTCAAAGGCGTCGTGATGGAACTCGACGATTGCGCGTTCCCGCTGCTGTCGGGCGTCGTGATCACCGATGATCCGAAGGTCGCATTCAAGGATGCCGACGTCGCACTGCTGGTCGGCGCACGTCCGCGCTCGAAGGGCATGGAGCGCAAGGACCTGCTGTCGGCAAACGCCGAAATCTTCACGGTTCAGGGCGCTGCGCTGAACGAAGTCGCCAGCCGCGACGTGAAGGTGCTGGTCGTCGGCAACCCGGCGAACACGAACGCCTACATCGCGATGAAGTCGGCACCGGATCTGCCGAAGAAGAACTTCACGGCCATGCTGCGCCTCGACCACAACCGCGCGCTGTCGCAGCTCGCCGCGAAGTCGGGCAAGCCGGTCGCCTCGATCGAGAAGCTCGCCGTGTGGGGCAACCACTCGCCGACGATGTACCCCGACTTCCGCTTCGCGACCGCCGAAGGCGAATCGCTGCTGAAGCTGATCAACGACGACGTGTGGAACCGCGACACGTTCATCCCGACCGTCGGCAAGCGCGGCGCGGCGATCATCGAAGCGCGCGGCCTGTCGTCGGCAGCGTCGGCAGCGAACGCAGCGATCGACCACGTGCGTGACTGGGTCCTCGGCACGAACGGCAAGTGGGTCACGATGGGCATCCCGTCGGACGGCTCGTACGGCATCCCCGAAGACATCATCTACGGCGTGCCGGTCGTTTGCGAAAACGGCGAGTACAAGCGCATCGAAGGCCTGGAAATCGACGCGTTCTCGCGCGAGAAGATGGACGGTACGCTGGCCGAGCTGCTCGAAGAGCGCGATGGCGTCGCCCACCTGCTGAAGAACTAA
- a CDS encoding succinate dehydrogenase assembly factor 2, with protein sequence MSDDSHQSDPHRRARLRWRARRGLLENDIIFERFFSRYEHDLTDADVGALSRLLDLSDNDLMDLLLARKEPEGDLDSPDIHRLLEMLRNV encoded by the coding sequence ATGAGCGACGATTCGCATCAATCCGACCCGCACCGCCGCGCGCGCCTTCGCTGGCGCGCGCGGCGGGGTCTGCTGGAGAACGACATCATTTTCGAGCGTTTCTTCAGCAGATACGAGCATGACCTCACCGATGCAGACGTAGGCGCGTTGTCGCGCCTGCTCGATCTGAGCGACAACGACCTGATGGACTTGCTCCTCGCGCGCAAGGAACCAGAAGGCGACCTAGACAGCCCGGACATTCACCGGCTGTTGGAGATGCTGCGCAACGTGTAA
- a CDS encoding helix-turn-helix domain-containing protein, producing MKPQYEHVTFAPGCSIRVYHRQLARIPFEWHRHPEYELTLTLNSRGRRFIGDHVAHYADDDLVLVPPNLPHTWSSNARIDRDAPEVALVIWFDGDWARRLADCCPEYAPLRSLLRRAAPGLRFDTDAARAMRARLPQLLDPSPRTRLAAALDTLADLAEAGGEPLATAHAYDRADGTTPPANVAAPEAERLDRVLDAIDRHFHEPLRIDALAAAAHMSERTLQRLFVRHLGESVGRYVQRLRLAHACRHLVGTDWPIATVAARCGIPNAANFNRQFLAARGMTPGAYRQFFVQHGHAPDDDAPALDTRPPSLERRAAPNEPRPHK from the coding sequence ATGAAACCGCAGTACGAGCACGTGACGTTCGCCCCCGGCTGTTCGATCCGCGTCTATCACCGCCAGCTCGCGCGCATCCCGTTCGAGTGGCATCGCCATCCCGAGTACGAACTGACGCTGACGCTCAACAGCCGCGGCCGGCGCTTCATCGGCGATCACGTCGCGCACTACGCGGACGACGACCTGGTGCTCGTGCCGCCCAACCTGCCGCATACCTGGTCGTCGAATGCCCGCATCGATCGCGATGCCCCCGAAGTCGCGCTCGTCATCTGGTTCGACGGCGACTGGGCGCGGCGTCTGGCCGACTGTTGCCCGGAATACGCGCCGCTGCGCTCGTTGCTGAGGCGTGCCGCACCGGGCCTGCGCTTCGACACGGACGCGGCCCGCGCGATGCGCGCGCGGTTGCCGCAGTTGCTCGATCCGTCGCCCCGCACACGGCTCGCGGCCGCGCTCGACACGCTCGCCGATCTCGCGGAAGCCGGCGGCGAACCGCTCGCCACCGCGCACGCGTACGACCGGGCCGACGGCACGACGCCGCCCGCCAACGTGGCCGCACCGGAAGCCGAACGACTCGACCGCGTACTCGACGCGATCGACCGGCACTTCCACGAACCGCTGCGCATCGACGCGCTCGCCGCCGCTGCGCACATGTCCGAACGCACTTTGCAGCGCCTGTTCGTCCGGCATCTCGGCGAAAGCGTCGGCCGCTACGTGCAGCGGCTGCGGCTCGCGCACGCGTGCCGTCATCTCGTCGGCACCGACTGGCCGATCGCGACCGTGGCCGCGCGCTGCGGCATTCCGAATGCCGCGAACTTCAACCGCCAGTTCCTCGCCGCGCGCGGGATGACGCCCGGCGCATACCGGCAGTTCTTCGTGCAGCACGGCCACGCACCCGACGACGACGCACCCGCACTCGACACGCGCCCGCCATCGCTCGAGCGCCGCGCCGCCCCGAACGAACCGCGGCCGCACAAATGA
- a CDS encoding bifunctional 2-methylcitrate dehydratase/aconitate hydratase yields MSAPVSNVRPAPDTVLVDIVDYVLNAGIDSALALETARHCLIDTLGCGLEALSYPACTKLLGPVVPGTIVPNGAKVPGTSFQLDPVQAAFGIGAMIRWLDFNDTWLAAEWGHPSDNLGGILATADWLSRTAVAAGRKPLTMRDVLVAMIQAHEIQGCLALENSFNAVGLDHVLLVKVASTAVVGRLLGLTRDELINAVSNAFVDGQALRTYRHAPNTGSRKSWAAGDATSRAVRLALIAKTGEMGYPSALTAKTWGFYDVLFDGKPFRFQRPYGTYVMENVLFKIAFPAEFHAQTAAEAALQLHAQLAAAGRTTDDISRITIRTHAAAIRIIDKQGPLANPADRDHCIQYMVAVPLLFGRLTAADYEDSAAADPRIDALRAKTVCVEDPQFTKDYHDPDKRSIANALTIEFTDGSKLAEVAVEYPLGHRRRRTEGVPLLVEKFRTNLARRFPAKQQQAILDVSLDQAKLEAMPVDEYVDLYVI; encoded by the coding sequence ATGTCCGCCCCGGTCTCCAACGTCCGCCCTGCTCCGGATACGGTACTCGTCGATATCGTCGACTACGTGCTGAATGCCGGCATCGACAGCGCGCTCGCGCTGGAGACGGCGCGTCATTGCCTGATCGACACGCTCGGATGTGGACTCGAGGCGCTGTCCTACCCTGCCTGCACCAAGCTGCTTGGCCCCGTCGTGCCGGGCACGATCGTGCCGAACGGCGCGAAGGTGCCCGGCACGTCCTTCCAGCTCGATCCCGTCCAGGCCGCATTCGGCATCGGCGCGATGATCCGCTGGCTGGACTTCAACGACACCTGGCTCGCCGCCGAATGGGGTCATCCGTCCGACAATCTCGGCGGGATCCTGGCGACGGCCGACTGGCTTTCCCGCACGGCCGTCGCGGCCGGCCGGAAGCCGCTCACGATGCGCGACGTGCTGGTCGCGATGATCCAGGCCCACGAGATCCAGGGCTGCCTCGCTCTCGAGAATTCGTTCAATGCGGTCGGGCTCGACCACGTGCTGCTCGTGAAGGTCGCATCGACGGCCGTCGTCGGCCGGCTGCTCGGGCTCACGCGCGACGAGCTGATCAACGCGGTGTCCAACGCGTTCGTCGACGGCCAGGCGCTGCGCACCTACCGCCACGCGCCGAATACGGGCTCGCGCAAATCATGGGCGGCGGGCGACGCCACATCCCGCGCGGTGCGCCTCGCGCTGATCGCGAAAACGGGTGAAATGGGCTACCCGTCGGCGCTCACCGCAAAAACCTGGGGCTTCTACGACGTGCTGTTCGACGGCAAGCCGTTCCGCTTCCAGCGCCCGTACGGCACGTACGTGATGGAAAACGTGCTGTTCAAGATCGCATTCCCCGCCGAATTCCACGCGCAAACGGCCGCCGAGGCCGCGCTGCAGCTGCACGCGCAGCTCGCCGCCGCGGGCCGCACGACCGACGACATCAGCCGGATCACGATCCGCACGCACGCGGCCGCGATCCGCATCATCGACAAGCAGGGCCCGCTCGCCAATCCGGCCGACCGCGACCACTGCATCCAGTACATGGTCGCCGTGCCGCTGCTGTTCGGCCGGCTGACCGCGGCCGACTACGAAGATTCGGCCGCCGCCGATCCCCGCATCGACGCGCTGCGCGCGAAAACCGTGTGCGTCGAGGATCCGCAGTTCACGAAGGATTACCACGACCCGGACAAGCGCTCGATCGCGAATGCACTGACGATCGAGTTCACGGACGGGTCGAAGCTTGCCGAGGTGGCGGTCGAATACCCGCTCGGTCACCGGCGGCGCCGGACCGAAGGCGTCCCGCTCCTGGTCGAGAAGTTCAGGACCAACCTTGCCCGCCGCTTCCCGGCAAAGCAGCAACAAGCGATTCTCGACGTGTCGCTGGACCAGGCAAAGCTCGAAGCAATGCCGGTCGATGAGTACGTCGATCTGTATGTGATATAG
- a CDS encoding VOC family protein, whose amino-acid sequence MFSHVCVGVTDTARAFDFYAPLFAELGLRLKFREPDGWSGWMPADTDRPLFFFGQPLDGRAPEPGNGHTIAFVAPTRAHVDRCHALALRHGGACEGPPGLRPDYHRDYYGAYFRDPDGNKLCVVCHRPE is encoded by the coding sequence ATGTTTTCACATGTTTGCGTGGGTGTGACCGACACCGCGCGCGCCTTCGATTTCTACGCGCCGCTGTTTGCGGAACTCGGGCTGCGCCTGAAATTCCGCGAGCCGGATGGCTGGTCGGGCTGGATGCCGGCCGACACCGACCGGCCGTTGTTCTTCTTCGGCCAGCCGCTCGATGGCCGTGCACCCGAACCGGGCAATGGCCACACGATCGCGTTCGTTGCGCCGACCCGCGCGCACGTCGATCGCTGCCACGCGCTCGCGCTGCGTCACGGCGGCGCCTGCGAAGGGCCGCCGGGCCTGCGGCCGGACTATCACCGCGACTACTACGGCGCCTATTTCCGCGATCCGGACGGCAACAAGCTGTGCGTGGTCTGCCATCGTCCGGAGTGA
- the sdhC gene encoding succinate dehydrogenase, cytochrome b556 subunit has translation MTDAVRKPRPEYRNIGFGDITMKYRMPLAAILSILHRVSGALLFLFLPFLLFLFDQSLTSELSFEGFKQFLSNIIVKLIVLALSWAFFHHFCAGIRHLLMDVNHDAVTKEGGKRTAVVVFVVSIALTIAMALKLFGAF, from the coding sequence ATGACTGATGCAGTAAGAAAGCCGAGACCGGAATACCGGAACATCGGATTCGGCGATATCACGATGAAATATCGCATGCCGCTGGCAGCGATATTGTCGATTCTCCATCGAGTCAGCGGCGCGCTGCTGTTCTTGTTCCTGCCGTTCCTGCTGTTCCTCTTCGACCAGAGTCTCACGTCCGAACTCAGCTTCGAAGGCTTCAAGCAATTCCTCTCCAACATCATCGTCAAGCTGATCGTCCTCGCACTGTCGTGGGCCTTCTTCCACCATTTCTGCGCCGGCATTCGCCACCTGCTGATGGACGTCAACCACGACGCCGTCACGAAGGAAGGCGGCAAGCGGACGGCAGTCGTCGTCTTTGTCGTCTCGATCGCCCTGACGATCGCCATGGCACTCAAACTGTTCGGAGCATTCTAA
- the sdhA gene encoding succinate dehydrogenase flavoprotein subunit has protein sequence MAAIKSNLPRRKFDVVIVGAGGSGLRAALQLSRAGLSVGVLSKVFPTRSHTVAAQGGIGASLGNMSEDNWHFHFYDTIKGSDWLGDQDAIEFMCREAPNVVYELEHFGMPFDRNADGTIYQRPFGGHTANYGEKPVQRACAAADRTGHALLHTLYQQNVEAKTQFFVEWMALDLIRDAEGDVLGVTALEMETGDVYIMEGKTTLFATGGAGRIFAASTNAFINTGDGLGMAARSGIALQDMEFWQFHPTGVAGAGVLITEGVRGEGGILRNANGERFMERYAPTLKDLAPRDFVSRSMDQEIKEGRGVGPNKDHVLLDLSHIGAETIMKRLPSIREIALKFANVDAIKEPIPVVPTIHYQMGGIPTNIHGQVVGTTRGGHKDPVNGFYAVGECSCVSVHGANRLGTNSLLDLVVFGRAAGNHIVEHVKNQKEHKPLPADAGEFSLARLAKLDKSTSGEYTQDVANDIRATMQKHAGVFRTSKLLKEGVDEMAGLAARVQNIHLKDKSKVFNTARVEALELENLIEVARATMVSAEARKESRGAHAHSDYEHRDDENWLRHTLWYSEGDRLDYKPVQMKPLTVESVPPKPRTF, from the coding sequence ATGGCTGCAATCAAATCTAACCTCCCGCGTCGCAAGTTCGACGTGGTGATCGTCGGCGCGGGCGGCTCCGGCTTGCGCGCAGCGCTGCAACTGTCGCGCGCGGGCCTGTCGGTCGGCGTGCTGTCGAAGGTGTTCCCGACGCGTTCGCACACGGTGGCCGCGCAGGGCGGTATCGGTGCGTCGCTCGGCAACATGAGCGAAGACAACTGGCACTTCCACTTCTACGACACGATCAAGGGCTCCGACTGGCTCGGCGACCAGGACGCGATCGAATTCATGTGCCGTGAAGCGCCGAACGTCGTGTACGAACTCGAGCACTTCGGCATGCCGTTCGACCGTAACGCGGACGGCACGATCTACCAGCGCCCGTTCGGCGGCCACACCGCGAACTACGGCGAGAAGCCGGTCCAGCGCGCATGCGCGGCCGCCGACCGTACCGGTCACGCGCTGCTGCACACGCTGTACCAGCAGAACGTCGAAGCGAAGACGCAGTTCTTCGTCGAATGGATGGCGCTCGACCTGATCCGCGACGCGGAAGGCGACGTACTCGGCGTGACGGCCCTCGAGATGGAGACGGGTGACGTCTACATCATGGAAGGCAAGACCACGCTGTTCGCGACGGGCGGCGCAGGCCGGATCTTCGCGGCATCGACCAACGCGTTCATCAACACCGGCGACGGCCTCGGCATGGCTGCGCGTTCGGGCATCGCGCTGCAGGACATGGAGTTCTGGCAGTTCCACCCGACCGGCGTGGCCGGCGCGGGCGTGCTGATCACCGAAGGCGTGCGCGGCGAAGGCGGTATCCTGCGCAATGCGAACGGCGAGCGTTTCATGGAGCGCTACGCGCCGACGCTGAAGGATCTGGCGCCGCGTGACTTCGTGTCGCGTTCGATGGACCAGGAAATCAAGGAAGGCCGTGGCGTGGGTCCGAACAAGGATCACGTGCTGCTCGACCTGTCGCACATCGGCGCCGAGACGATCATGAAGCGTCTGCCGTCGATCCGCGAAATCGCGCTGAAGTTCGCGAACGTCGACGCGATCAAGGAACCGATCCCGGTCGTCCCGACGATCCACTACCAGATGGGCGGCATCCCGACCAACATCCACGGTCAGGTCGTCGGCACGACGCGCGGCGGTCACAAGGATCCGGTCAACGGCTTCTACGCAGTGGGCGAATGCTCGTGCGTGTCCGTGCACGGCGCGAACCGCCTCGGCACGAACTCGCTGCTGGACCTCGTGGTGTTCGGCCGTGCGGCCGGCAACCACATCGTCGAGCACGTGAAGAACCAGAAGGAACACAAGCCGCTGCCGGCCGATGCAGGCGAATTCTCGCTGGCACGCCTGGCGAAGCTCGACAAGTCGACCTCGGGTGAATACACGCAGGACGTCGCGAACGACATCCGCGCAACGATGCAGAAGCATGCAGGTGTGTTCCGCACGTCGAAACTGCTGAAGGAAGGCGTCGACGAGATGGCCGGCCTGGCGGCGCGCGTGCAAAACATCCACCTGAAGGACAAGTCGAAGGTGTTCAACACCGCGCGCGTCGAAGCGCTCGAGCTGGAGAACCTGATCGAAGTTGCTCGCGCAACGATGGTGTCGGCGGAAGCGCGCAAGGAAAGCCGTGGCGCACACGCCCACAGCGACTACGAACACCGCGACGACGAGAACTGGCTGCGCCACACGCTGTGGTACAGCGAAGGCGATCGCCTCGACTACAAGCCGGTTCAAATGAAGCCGCTGACGGTCGAATCCGTGCCGCCGAAGCCGCGCACGTTCTAA